A stretch of Endozoicomonas sp. SCSIO W0465 DNA encodes these proteins:
- a CDS encoding transposase produces the protein MNIGRISDLISNDTCFEMIRENRWPDGTVLCPHCDSENVKKNGHDNVQVECQHYYCKSCKRYFDDLTNTVFAGHHRPLKVWIACLYLMGLNVSNSQIAQELDLCVSDAHHMTTVLRNGVVDRKPEVILDGEVEFDEVYIVAGHKGHPEALKKSGSSTEKKKA, from the coding sequence ATGAATATAGGCCGAATCTCAGATCTCATCAGTAATGACACCTGCTTTGAGATGATCCGTGAGAACCGCTGGCCAGATGGCACTGTTCTCTGTCCGCACTGTGATTCTGAGAATGTCAAAAAGAATGGACACGACAATGTGCAGGTAGAGTGCCAGCACTATTACTGTAAGTCCTGTAAGCGCTACTTCGATGACCTGACAAATACGGTTTTCGCAGGACACCACCGACCACTCAAAGTCTGGATTGCCTGTCTCTATTTAATGGGGCTGAACGTCTCCAACAGCCAGATAGCTCAGGAACTTGATCTGTGTGTCAGTGATGCACACCATATGACCACAGTCTTACGAAATGGTGTTGTTGACCGAAAGCCTGAAGTGATTCTTGATGGCGAAGTTGAATTCGACGAGGTCTACATTGTAGCTGGTCACAAGGGACACCCTGAAGCATTAAAAAAATCTGGATCGTCCACCGAGAAAAAGAAGGCTTAA
- a CDS encoding IS1595 family transposase: MDRPPRKRRLKGAPGRGTLEKDKPPVLGMIQRGGQVIINMLSNVKKATIEPFIKKHVAPQSQIYTDEYNIYDDLESWGFRHKTVCHGKGEYARDDDKDGIYEVHVNTMEGFWSLLRSWLRPHRGISQEALPLYLGFFEFLHNIGRRGKSLLQPLVNLLVT; encoded by the coding sequence CTGGATCGTCCACCGAGAAAAAGAAGGCTTAAAGGCGCTCCGGGCCGTGGGACTCTTGAAAAAGACAAACCGCCGGTATTGGGAATGATTCAAAGGGGAGGTCAGGTCATTATCAACATGCTGTCGAACGTTAAGAAGGCGACAATCGAACCATTTATCAAGAAACACGTAGCCCCACAGAGCCAGATTTATACCGATGAATACAACATCTATGATGACCTTGAAAGCTGGGGCTTCAGACATAAAACGGTCTGTCACGGCAAAGGTGAGTATGCTCGTGATGATGACAAAGACGGTATTTACGAGGTGCATGTTAATACTATGGAGGGGTTTTGGTCACTTCTACGCTCGTGGCTAAGGCCTCACAGGGGAATATCCCAAGAGGCTTTACCCCTTTACCTTGGCTTTTTTGAGTTTTTGCATAATATTGGCCGAAGAGGCAAAAGTCTTCTTCAGCCCTTAGTCAACTTGCTGGTTACATAG
- a CDS encoding IS110 family transposase has product MSKHNKSGVSQKGQVVFLGIDLSKKSFQLHCVDAKGNVVIKKKLNRKALLPFIANLPECAVGIEVCGGSHYWCRKFTELGHDVNIMAPQFVKPYVKSNKNDAADAEAICEAMQRPSMRFVPTKTIEQQDIQSLHRIRSQAVARRTALGSSRPKTHQAIIIRLYVRFDIS; this is encoded by the coding sequence ATGAGCAAGCATAACAAATCAGGAGTGAGCCAGAAAGGTCAAGTTGTTTTTCTCGGAATTGATCTGAGCAAAAAAAGTTTCCAGCTGCACTGCGTTGATGCCAAAGGCAATGTGGTCATCAAAAAGAAACTTAACCGTAAGGCGCTTTTACCTTTTATTGCTAACTTACCTGAATGTGCTGTCGGCATTGAAGTCTGCGGCGGTTCGCACTACTGGTGTCGTAAGTTTACCGAGCTGGGGCATGACGTTAACATTATGGCTCCCCAGTTCGTGAAGCCATACGTCAAGTCAAACAAGAATGACGCTGCTGATGCTGAAGCAATCTGTGAAGCAATGCAACGCCCCAGCATGCGGTTTGTACCAACCAAAACTATTGAGCAGCAGGATATCCAGAGCCTGCATAGAATACGCAGCCAGGCAGTGGCCAGAAGAACAGCGTTAGGTAGTTCTCGTCCAAAAACGCATCAGGCAATCATAATTAGATTGTACGTGCGTTTTGATATTTCCTGA
- a CDS encoding reverse transcriptase domain-containing protein, with amino-acid sequence MNHDLLNCVLEPANLASAWKQVKSNKGAPGIDGVTIEAYPDFAKQHWPSVRQALLDGTYQPSPVRRHVIEKPDGGERLLGIPTVMDRVIQQAIVQVLTPVFDPGFSPNSFGYRPGRSAHDGVRQVKQLINRGLHYAVDVDLSKFFDTVNHDVLMSRVSVRSATNAF; translated from the coding sequence TTGAACCATGATCTACTAAATTGCGTACTTGAACCGGCTAATCTGGCAAGTGCATGGAAACAGGTCAAAAGCAACAAGGGTGCTCCGGGTATTGATGGAGTCACTATTGAAGCTTATCCAGACTTTGCCAAACAGCATTGGCCTTCAGTGCGTCAAGCCTTATTGGACGGAACCTACCAGCCATCACCCGTGCGCCGACATGTTATAGAAAAGCCGGACGGCGGTGAGCGTTTGCTGGGAATCCCTACCGTGATGGATAGGGTCATACAGCAGGCCATTGTGCAGGTGCTGACCCCTGTCTTTGATCCGGGTTTCTCTCCAAACAGCTTCGGCTACCGACCGGGACGGTCAGCACACGACGGAGTCCGTCAGGTTAAGCAGTTGATCAACCGGGGGCTTCATTACGCTGTTGACGTTGATCTGAGTAAATTCTTTGATACGGTTAATCACGACGTTTTGATGTCGAGGGTCTCCGTAAGGTCCGCGACAAACGCCTTCTGA
- a CDS encoding group II intron maturase-specific domain-containing protein, whose amino-acid sequence MKLIGSYLRSGVMIEGNVYPTRVGMPQGGPLSPLLSNVVLDELDKELEYRGHCFARYCDDFVILVKSQRAGDRVMHSITQFIERKLKLKINSRKSKVVKATESEFLSFTFTGKKVRWAQKCLDRFKYRILKLTSRRWGVSMQHRLRKLAQYIRGWMGYFRLSEYHRPIPLLDQWIRRRIRCCFLKQWRKPKTRFKNLVRLGVDKINAAKIAASSKGYYRLSKTYAVQQALNNSYLAKIGLVSLKDLWIRFHHHR is encoded by the coding sequence CTGAAACTGATTGGTAGCTACCTGCGCTCCGGTGTCATGATTGAGGGCAATGTCTACCCGACCAGGGTTGGCATGCCACAGGGTGGGCCTTTATCACCCTTGCTGTCTAATGTGGTCCTCGACGAACTCGACAAGGAGCTTGAATATCGGGGTCATTGCTTTGCAAGATACTGTGATGATTTTGTGATTCTCGTCAAAAGTCAGCGTGCAGGGGATCGGGTGATGCACAGCATTACCCAATTCATTGAACGCAAATTGAAACTGAAGATTAACTCCCGGAAAAGTAAAGTTGTGAAAGCAACAGAAAGCGAATTCCTGAGTTTCACCTTCACAGGGAAGAAAGTTCGCTGGGCCCAGAAGTGTCTGGACCGATTCAAATACCGGATACTCAAGTTGACCAGTCGTCGCTGGGGTGTCTCAATGCAACATCGGTTACGCAAATTGGCACAATATATCCGGGGTTGGATGGGGTATTTCCGGTTATCGGAATATCACCGACCAATTCCCCTGCTGGATCAATGGATACGTCGGCGAATCCGTTGCTGCTTTCTGAAGCAATGGCGCAAGCCGAAAACCCGTTTTAAGAATCTGGTCAGGTTAGGCGTTGATAAAATTAACGCCGCCAAGATCGCAGCCAGCAGCAAAGGGTATTACCGTCTGAGTAAAACCTATGCGGTACAACAGGCACTGAATAACAGTTACCTCGCGAAAATTGGGCTTGTTTCATTGAAAGACTTATGGATCAGGTTTCACCATCATCGTTGA
- a CDS encoding helix-turn-helix domain-containing protein, with product MSRVDGRKLSHTVRESIRIEAIQKWLDGADVKEISEIYSTDHTCVYDWINRYKEGGFEALKTRPFGGRPPKLSDLQRAELAEILLIKNPTDFGFYKAMWTRDIVAAIIKSEFGITMHPAAVGKMLKRNGLFSSASGTQGMATM from the coding sequence ATGAGTAGAGTTGATGGACGCAAGCTAAGCCACACTGTTCGCGAGTCTATTCGCATAGAGGCTATTCAAAAGTGGTTGGATGGTGCTGATGTCAAAGAAATTTCAGAGATATACAGTACAGATCACACCTGCGTATATGACTGGATCAACCGTTATAAAGAAGGTGGGTTTGAGGCATTAAAGACCAGACCATTTGGGGGCAGACCTCCCAAACTGTCGGATCTGCAAAGGGCAGAGCTTGCTGAGATACTTCTGATCAAAAATCCTACCGACTTCGGATTCTACAAGGCAATGTGGACTCGTGACATTGTTGCCGCCATCATCAAAAGTGAGTTTGGTATCACCATGCATCCGGCTGCTGTTGGCAAGATGCTTAAGAGGAATGGGCTTTTCTCCTCAGCGTCCGGTACGCAAGGCATGGCAACAATGTAA
- a CDS encoding transposase has protein sequence MTRKSRKVLIEATVTLANARQQGQCLLADDADKWQADVDHLLPLVDAIVSQTERRVFKGEKVPAQEKVVSLYEPHTDIIVKDRRQVQYGHKLNLVQGKSRLILDLVIEEGNPADSDQFIPMMERQKEIYGRVPRQTSGDGGYACRANLEKAKAMGISDVAFNKKRGLEVEEMTKSQYVYKTLFRFRAGIEAGISWLKRCFGLSRCHCKGSERFDSHCWLSVVCYNLVILARHPAPS, from the coding sequence TTGACCCGAAAATCCCGGAAGGTACTTATCGAAGCTACTGTCACGCTAGCAAACGCCCGTCAGCAGGGGCAGTGTCTCCTGGCTGATGATGCCGACAAGTGGCAGGCCGATGTGGATCACCTGTTACCCCTGGTGGATGCAATAGTCTCCCAGACAGAGCGCAGGGTCTTTAAGGGTGAAAAGGTGCCAGCCCAGGAAAAAGTGGTTAGCCTGTATGAACCCCATACGGATATCATCGTAAAAGACAGGCGGCAAGTACAGTATGGCCATAAACTGAACCTGGTTCAGGGAAAAAGTCGATTGATCCTGGACCTGGTTATTGAGGAAGGTAACCCAGCGGATTCGGACCAATTCATTCCGATGATGGAAAGACAAAAAGAAATTTATGGTCGTGTACCTCGCCAGACAAGCGGTGACGGCGGATACGCGTGTCGCGCTAATTTGGAAAAAGCCAAGGCCATGGGAATCAGCGATGTAGCTTTTAATAAGAAGCGCGGACTTGAAGTCGAAGAGATGACTAAAAGTCAGTATGTGTATAAAACGCTCTTTCGCTTCCGGGCAGGTATTGAAGCGGGAATTTCGTGGCTAAAGAGATGTTTTGGGCTATCACGTTGCCACTGCAAGGGTTCTGAGCGTTTTGATTCTCATTGCTGGTTATCGGTGGTCTGTTACAACCTGGTGATTCTGGCCAGACACCCGGCACCATCCTGA